Proteins encoded by one window of Flavobacterium sp. N502540:
- the ruvA gene encoding Holliday junction branch migration protein RuvA yields MIAHLQGKLVEKNPTDVVIECGGVGYQVNISLHTFSLIPNVENIKLYTHLQIKEDAHTLFGFVEKSEREIFRMLLSVSGIGANIARTMLSSIEPRQIINAIASGDVGVIQSIKGIGNKTAQRVILDLKEKVLKLYDLDEVSVVQNNTNRDEALSALEVLGFVRKTSEKVVEKIVKEDPEATVETIIKKALKSL; encoded by the coding sequence ATGATAGCACATTTACAGGGGAAATTAGTAGAGAAAAATCCAACAGATGTCGTAATTGAGTGTGGCGGAGTGGGGTACCAGGTAAACATTTCTTTGCATACCTTTTCATTAATTCCCAATGTAGAAAATATAAAATTGTATACGCATCTTCAAATTAAAGAAGATGCGCATACATTATTTGGTTTTGTAGAAAAATCAGAGCGCGAAATATTCAGAATGTTATTGTCGGTTTCAGGAATTGGTGCAAACATTGCCAGAACCATGTTGTCATCAATAGAACCAAGACAAATTATCAATGCTATCGCCTCAGGAGACGTAGGCGTAATCCAGTCCATAAAAGGAATTGGGAACAAAACAGCACAAAGAGTTATACTAGATTTAAAAGAAAAAGTGTTAAAATTGTACGATTTGGACGAAGTTTCGGTTGTTCAAAACAATACAAATCGAGATGAAGCGTTATCTGCTTTGGAGGTTTTAGGTTTTGTTCGTAAAACTTCTGAAAAAGTAGTAGAGAAAATCGTAAAAGAAGACCCGGAAGCTACGGTGGAAACCATCATCAAAAAAGCATTAAAAAGCCTATAA